The sequence below is a genomic window from Pectinophora gossypiella chromosome 21, ilPecGoss1.1, whole genome shotgun sequence.
TGGTTTCGTTGTAGGAGTTCATATTATTTTACTCTCTCATTTACATCCTAATTCCTACTTATCCTGTTCTAATTACGAGTATTCATCTTTTCAGATTAGTAGACATATAAAATTTTGCATTCAACCAACATAGGTATCACATCTAGCCCAAAATCTGCAGATCCCAAATGTttgaacatatttatttattaatggcgtacagtacatacaaaaacaaattaaaatacactTAAGAATACTTTCcttatgcctgccaattataaaAGTCACCAAAATTTGACAACCCTAATCTTAagccttttttaaatattcataattttaCCAGTTTTGTTTCTTCCCGTCCCACTATGCATCAGAATGTTATACCCGAAAGCAGATGATACCATTCACCATCAGGCTTCCTCGCGCAATTGTCAGGGGTGAGCGACATGGCGGCGGGCTCCCCAGGGCTGGCCACGCTGCCACAGGTCATCTCCTCGATGGCCAGGTTTATGCACCCACCCATGCCACCAATGCCCAACAGGTAAGTCAAACTTTAATTTTAatcagaggcctttggtggctcataaTAAATCCCTGGTCATAACAACCTccatgatctagtggttagagcattgggctcaagatctggagatccggattcgattcccgatggggacactgtcggtaatcactttgtgagactgtcctttgtttggctaggacaatGCAGGCTGAATTACCTAATTGTctggaaaaagtaagatgattcctgacttcggaaggtacgttaagccgttgggcccttcagtagcccaaatgcctccaccaacccacagtggtaGCAGCGCGGTGGTATGCTCCAAACTCCCTCATTTAGCGTCTGTGACGATCATTAGCATAGTcgagattaggtcgatcgattctaatattttttttcgatattTTTGTTTAGAACCACAGGAGAGACGGCATTGGCACTGAAGGGCACCAGATCAATGATGCCTGGAGCGGGCGCCATCGACGTGAGGTCAGCCCAGCTGCGGCTCGTGGATGGACTACTGGCTCTCTACCACGGTGCTGCCATCAAACACGCTGAAAAGGTACGGGGACGTATCGTTTAATTCTTGTTTCTTGGTCCTGTGATCCAAAAACCCGCATCGAACTCAAAGATTTTTGGTATCCATTTGTAAAACAGCGTGTTTTGTAAGtatgcatagaataaggaataatactacgtatagaatggcaaagCTCTGCTCCCCCTCCctccctctcggtcttactttagtcttcaaacgCTCATGGACGTCAGACGTACctatgtacgataacgtcattatgtagtgtctgagtaaaacgaggtgttatTTATGATTGTCTAGGGTGTGCTGTATGTTATATTGTGTTTTTGAAACAAAGTCTTCTCCACAAAGTTAATGACAAATTCTAGATATATGATATTCTTAGATGAGTAacttaaatgtgatttttctttCCTTAGAGCAACACAGGGAAATACGCAGGCATTCCCCTCTGCCAAAGTGTTTGCACATTGGTGCAATCCAAAACTAGTTTTTATCTTAGCAGTTTGCAGGTTCAAAGggattttacattgttttctaGCTGTGCGAACTACGGGACAACATCCTGGACATGGCAGACTGTCTCCACGACATCGAGTTCCGCATCTACTCTGTTGCAGCAGACCTGCAAGCTGGTGGGGGTTAGCCTTTCTactcactcatcatcatcattattaacaGCATCATCTTCGTCTGTACCTAACATGAGAGCCACATTGTTATCGGTATAGCATTTTCCACTTTCCATCTAATGCTAATTCTGTGACTTCTTTATGAGCCACCTTGTTGGTACTTTCCTCCCCTTTCTATCTTGCCTTCTACCTTTCCATTTATGATTTTTTCATTATCCCATCTATTGACAGGGttcgcttacataacctgaagattttcaGGTCCGGTTTcgtacagaagcgacttcctgtctgaccttccaagccgcgaagggaaaaccagcccaatacaggttaagtcacatacatccgaaaatacatttcccggaatgaatgtgggtttcctcacgatgtttgccttcaccactgagcacgtgataatcatttatgatccaaacatgaatttgaaaacaaattcgacaatcattggtttaggcctgtgctggattcgaaactgcgacctcaaagtgagaggaagagttctaccaactgggctaccactgtTTTAATGCACTGTTGCCCTTTTAACAGAAGGTTGTCAGCATTGTCGCTTCTCGCGTATTCGTCCTGTAGCTTCTTCCTTAGTGGTCATTTGCGTCCAGCATATCCTTTCCATCCTCATATAATGTTATTAGCTACATCAGATCAAAGTTTTCTAATGAATCTGATTTTCTTTTCGTTCGCAGGCGCAAACGGAGAACTATCTGAACAAGAAAATATCAAGAGACAACTGATGGAGAAAATCCTGAAAGAGCTCGAAAGATCCAAAGCTGTTTATGAGGTAAACATGTCTGATGAAACACATAATCCTATACAAGAAATACCAGGATTAATGAGTAATCTTAGTATTTTCCAGGATTTACACAtagctggtggggagtggatgtattgtataattatactatacacctatGCCTACCCCTACGGTGATTCAGGCATGATCGTATGTtttcttctctcatgtgggttgtgaagtggattaccgacctcatcaaccctggtgtcagggtaactatggagccaccaaaggcccctgacatgactcatggaacgactacttacttactaaccgagaccaacggcttaacgtgccttccgaagttaACCTTtaacggatcaccttactttcggacaatcaggtgatcagcctctaatgtcctaaccaaactagggatcacaaagtaatttttgtgatatttccctactgggattcgaacccggcacctccggatcgtgatcgtaacgctcaaccactggatcatggAGGCCGTTGTatcctatgtatgtatgtctgagATTCAACaagttttgttttatactatctTTAATGAGTTCTTTTAATTTAGGAGAAGTTAGAAGCGGGCGCGTTACAAATGGCGTGGGTGATCGGAGCCATCTGGACGAAACAACGCCAGTCGGAGCTGGCTAAACACTTCTGCGGTACCCTGCATTCCATGCGGCTCGCCTCCGACCCTGACTACGCAGTGCATACGCAGGTAACACACATTATAACAAcagcaaatcaaatcaaatcatacataaatataaatagcctatatacgtcccactgctgagcacaggcctcccctcaatcaaccggagggggtatggagcatactccaccacgctgctccactgcgggttggtgcaggtgtttttatggctaatagccgggaccaacgacttaatgtgccctccgaagcacggaatcaacttactttttcggacaatcaggtaattcaagcctgaaaagtctaaGGACTTttttggtagtttgcatgctaatctacatcatatatttttttttagttttatcttcctcttattttagaagttacaggggggggacacacattttaccactttggaagtgtctctcgcgcaaactattcagtttagaaaaaaattatattagaaacttcaataccattttggaagacctatccatagataccccacacgtatgagtttgatgaaaaaaaattttttgagtttcagttctatgtatggggacccccaaaatttattgtttttttttctaggtaagagcgttaggctcacgatctggaggtccgggttcgattcccgatgggaacattgtcgaaatcactaacATTTTTTCtaggtaagagcgttaggctcacgatctggaggtccgggttcgattcccgatgggaacattgtcgaaatcactaacaaaggacagtcttacaaagtgatttcgacaatgttcccatcgggaatcgaacccggacctccagatcgtgagcctaacgctcttacctagaaaaaaaaacaataaatttcgGGGGTCCCCATacgattagcatgcaaactaccaacgaaaattggtttgaaccagatctagtaagtagttttttttaatacatcataaatcgtaaaccgtaatttacttttatattatgttacttgctgttacggaacccttcatgggcgagtccgactcgcacttggccgcttttttttcttttttaatctgtgcgtaatgttttcttgccactggaagaaattgctgcttagcaataaggccgccagattgtactatatctttcgtccatgtgtgtaaaacttgttttgtatgttgtgcgcaataaagtacttatatttgtatttattctgCGCTTCTGTTACTGTTCTTCTATAGTATCTTCTATAGTATCTTCTTTAGTAAATTCTGTAGTATCTTTTATAGTGATCTTCCTAGTAAGTAACCATTAAGTTACTACGTAAGCAGATGTGTGACTTGAAGTATCTTACAGGTGGCCAGTAAGGAAATTCTACCAGGCAAGAGTTCCATACTCGGTGGTACCAGCTACGCGTCGTTGCAGCTGGAATATACATCCAGTTCGGACCAGAggttggaaataataaaatgattattatttatttatttattaatggatcACTTTTGACATTTATGATTAATTTACAATATTCCACCACACTCGCTGCTGAGCTGCTCGCTGCGGAATTCTGGCCAGAGGCAGAGTTGTTCCGACGATTCAGGGTGGCAATAAACAATAAACGcactaattattttattttaattataattgggtagtttcctagaccTAGAAGTACGTATATTGCCCAAGTTTGAGATGtcctagaaaaggtttagtatgatctatTCCTTACCggcttattcaaattcaaagttcAAATTCAAGAATATCTTTAACtagtttgaatcgtcaatttttacataaggaacgtctcatccgcctaaaactactgcagcttctcacaacctgtatagccggggaaaaggagctgcaagaaaaacttcggcacagggccctagacgttctttaaatttttttacataaaatagtattatacaattgagtaatttagctgcctaatatcagttgtCAGACAGTTaaccccatgcattcatatcttctaaagaatcactaaccttataataaccttttttgcaaagtttctgattaactactgtcttaaaacagttaaagCAGTTACGAGTACGGCTATTTAAGTAAAGCAAGACCCAGAGAGGGTGAGATCGGTGCCCAATAGAAAAGAATGCGGGCCGCGAGTTAACTATAATACGTACTTACGTTTTATCCTTTATTCTACGCTGTTGTTTCAGCCCCCAAAGTCCAACTTCAAGAGCTACGACACCACGAAACAGATCACATTCTCAAATCGGAGCTCCAGGAAGTAAGTAATCATCATCTGCCTAGCGTTAACCCGTTTTAATAGCCTAACCCaatctgaatatttgacaggccCCGTCTTTTAAAGAAGCGAtttcctgtctgaccttccattgCCTTCCAACCTGAAGAATAAACCAGGTTAACGCATTTTTTGAGAATGTGGATTTCTTGGCATTTTGCAGGAAGTATGTATTAACCAAATAGAAACTGACACAACTCATTCTCATAATAGtatcaaaagaaaaaagacGATGTAGCTGAAGATGCTCCGTTGATTTTTCTTCGCTATCACCCCAGCAGAATAATTTAGCAGCTGTAATTTTCCTAAAAATTAAAgtatttataatgtatgtacaccattaacacatgtttatggaacacgatgttcgtgcgtcacccaacagggtccaaataatatcagcgtcgtggttcacgccgcgacttgtgctgattgaggcccttttatctcaggacctccaccaccaccttatgatcatttcgagaaacatccgtcttgcttttttgtaattgtttgtcttcttctatcgtgtgggttgtgaggtagagtaccaacctcatcaaccctggtgtcagggttactattgagccgccaaaggcccctgacatgactcatgcaacgactacttacttacatcagcatggcattgttttagtggaaatttgatatgatgttgttgtcttttttttgtgtgtggcgcccttttacaataaactatttctattctatgatTGCAGACACGACAAGCCAGCAAGAGTTTGCCGAGTCCTTGTTCGCCTTCGTCCCGGAGTACCACGTGGACGCCATGCTGGAGCTATGCAACACCTTGAGGCTGTACATGCATCCGACTGTACCGGTACAACAAGTGCCAGGTTTAAACACTCTTTGTTGTTCTACAGAGCCAATACAGGATTCCCCAAATACTTCAACTCCCGATTCAGAATAGTACAACTATtcacttcttctctcgtatgagttgtaaggtggattcGCAAGTCTTCTAAGGATATGACCAATCCATCGCCATTTCCGTGTGCGGATATCAGCCTCCGCAGTATTTTGCCCAGTCAATGTTGGGCATTAGGGAGCTCCAAATAAAACCATCTACATGACACAGACATTTTCATTTAGAAGATTTGACTTTTACTGTTACACAGAATGGGACGAGCTGGTGGTGTCGTGCGCAGCGTTCCTGTGTTCGGAGTTCGCAGACCAGCGGATAGTGTTGGCGAGCACGCGGGAGTCGCTCGTGCAGACGCTCGCCTCGTTTGCTACGCAGCCAGCGACCATGCGGGCCATAGAGAGGGTGCCGATGAAACAGTATGTGAGAGAtaattacgtacatacataaactcacgcctatttcccacctggtATATACTATACAAAACACAGCAGATGggtcgctccatcttaggcctcgtcaatgccttcgggcaaatctgaggccaagagcaaactcaTCAAAGTCCCTTTCGGGAATATACCTATGCGTGGTACTATGTTGGAAACCATCTGAAGACGCTAGGCTTCAAAGAAGACTATGTTTAATGGAGATACCTGATGGCATGTTAGGAAAGTCGATCCTGCGTACCGGAGTACTGGgtaccttcaggcctgttgttttaaacgttataccgggtgagagccttcagcgcttcccatttgtccggccaagtagttaatgccatctgcggctaatctgcaataagtcacgtcaaacaaaaccTGCGTAACGAGCAGTGGTGAGCACAAAGACGAAGAAGAAAGCTACCCGTGTTTAGGAAACTCGCAAAGAGAATGATGGCAAAATTCTCATATCCCTCGCATTAtacagtttttcacagggtccgcttacataacctgacgatttgacaggtccgatttttcacagagacgactgcctgtctaacattccaacccacgaaaggaaaaccagcccaatacagattagctcacatacttaccttcgAAAAttaatttttcgggaatgtgggttttctcacgatgttttacttcaccgctgagcacgtgacaataatttataatccaaacatgaattcgaaaacaaattcgacaatcattggtttagacctgtgctggattcgaacctgcggcctcaaagtgagaggcaagtgttctaccaactgggctaccacagctcttATAATACCAAGTGACAATTGTATATTTTACCCAGGCAAATGTGCATGGTGGAAGAGCTGGTGCGACCGTATCAGAATCGTGCGTGGGCGCAGAGCAACTGGGTGCTGGTGCGGTTCTGGCACGGGTCTGGGTTCGGCTTCCGACATCGACAGTGGCCGCATCTTGCAGCCAGGTATACATTATGTTTGAGATCTATGCGTTTGCAACCTCTGCCGGGCAGccactgataaaaaaaaatatatatttgcatTAACAATAGTGTACATTTAGAACTAGTAGCTGGAGTTTCCTATTAAGCATAGTGATGCCTGTGCCAGGAAACTCCGCTCCTTCATAGCAGAGGttatacacataaaataaacaaaaagacacTATGTaggtataacaaataattgttattgttaGTAGAGACAGAGCATGTACGTGCGTCTGAGTGTGCTAGCCCTACGACATTGTCTTGGGATCAGAGGTTGCTCCACACAGAACAGTGGGTAGCAACCTCTGCTAACAGAGGAAAGACTTGTGCTAATTCAAATctatgtgtagtgtgtgtggtgtgtgcaAGAGGGTGagggtgtgtgcgtgtgtgtctATGAGCGTGTGttagtgtgtctgtgtgtgtgagtatGTGCGTATGTGAATGCGCGTGATAGCTAATGTGTAATTAGGAATGCCGAAGGAGAGTTAAACTGATATCCTATAAACATATAGACTCACATTCGTTAGggagtttttctaaaaatacTTCAACACTTTTTCACAGAGATTGGtcgtctatttgttatacgaggtctatgcgGGCAGAGCTCGTTAACTTCCCGACGACAGCTTTATACAAGTGGAATGGAAAATTATGGGATAACCAGACATAAATGTGTTATGATGAGTTTACAGACCGGAAACTATTCTCTGTTTCCTTCCAGGTACGGAGACAGAGAGCCAACTATAAACAACTTGGGGGCCAAGGTGGACGCTGGATTGATGAGTCAGTGCTTTGGTAAGAACTTACCATTTACTTGGATTTATATAAACATtcacacatcatcatctccctaccattatcccgattttttttacaggtccgcttacctgacctgatttgacaggtccggttttatacagaaacgattgcctgtctgaccttccaaccgcgaagggaaaaccagcccaatacagattaggtcacacacctcggaaaacgcatttctcgggaattggggtttcctcacggtgttttccttcaccgctgagcacgtgatataataaaaaaaaaataaaaaaaaaaaaattatttcagacagatgcccatatttgttagtattacaaaaacttaaaaactaaaacttaaaaactatgttagtagtgacaaaacaaaatttaatttaaatatttgccaGGCCCGCCTGATGCACTAGGCACATGCATATGTGCATGTACCCAGTGCATCATAAGCGGACAATCTGGctttataatttatgatccaaacatgaattcgaaaacagattCGAACTtccgacctcaaagtgagaagcaagcgttttACCCATTCATGTCAATCAGTCAAGAAGGAGGCGTCTCCGCGATTTGAAAACTCAATGTTGACTAACCCAAACACCTACACCACCCCGAAATATGTGGGCatctgggtgttagtgatgatCTTCTCACGTTGTGTTCATGACATGCAAGAATCGGGTCCATTgccatacttacttaaaaagtatgtaaaaataaaatatacttaccattTTGTTGGGTATGCCAACAAACAGGTGATATTGTCTGGTCCATtggaaggcctatgcccagcagacGTAAGtcaccagccgggtctgcatgacaaccgcggcgcgaattatatcgagcgcttggaccaataaacgatacgaattctgtctacgtagatggacgtcaaacgaaGGTCGAAGCGTTCAATATAATTCGTCATGCAGACCGGGCAGGATCGTATATAGACCTTTTTTGTAAAAACCTTATTGCTTCCAGGCCCTTGTCCATCAGAAGTGATCCAGTCCCGGATCAAGGACTACCTATCTGCACATCCTAAAGAAGCCGCAGCGTTCTTCAACTCGCTACTCAGTCAGCTGAACTGGGCATTCTCAGAATTTATCACCATGATGCAGGAGGTAATTGACACatttaatataggtacttatttcggTCCATGAAGCATCAGAATAACGTCGTACTATTAAAAGAGATGATTTTCATAGTAGAATTTGCATTCAATAACAATATTACAACAAACATGAAAAATATTTGCATGTATCATCAGGACTTTTCATTCCTTTCGTTAACCAATGAGGGACTTCAGGGTAATAAAGtaatgtaataattacctattgccgtaagcgtggccaattattggtcagcaaaaatttagtatcgatcgccatcgactcgcaaagaagaattacctattttcataaGAAAACAATGTACCTACCCAAGCAAAAGAAAACAGCAAGCACCATTGCttgggtaagtacataataattcaaaaataattgttgtttgatatggtatagaattagtTGATACacgtatattgcttctttttattttgatcagaataataatggaagtGGAAGATGtgatgcctgggtgtaataacaagggtcatcatttatacccaaaaacaaacatggaagatatgtctgttatcgatgaaattagaaggttaaacgaagaaaaaactgtacagcgccatctatcttgattttgaggaacgtaccctTGAAAGTCCCTCAATAAAGAGGTCAGCTTATGTTTAATATAGACCATGTTTGACCATGCACATgatttaattctttcaatctTTCATTTGTACGCGCAGTAAACCTTACCACTCCCGTATCGGAATACATAATCAcaaaactacatacatacatacataaactcacgcccgtaatccctaatggggtgcgcagagccacaagtaatcaaagacaacttgcagccactgttgatacgatgtcgtaagctggatatcaCAAAACTACCTCGCAGGTATTGCTTATGTCGTCTACAAAAGATGTTTGAAGCCTATGTTAGAATTATAGAATGAATTGGCCAATGGCCGGTGTTAGTATCCTATAGAAACCGCTCCATTAAATCCACACCACTCGGCACCAGATGGACCGCGTCAGCATAGACGCTCACCTGGAGTCCCGTCAGATCAAGCTTTGCGCGACATGTTTTGACCTGTACCACGGCCTGGCCCGCGCGTTGGAGATGATCCTCCACTTGGCACCGAACCTGCTCACCAAGCCTGAGGCCTGCGACAACCAGAACGAACTGCTCTTGGGGAGAACCTGTCAGGTTTGGGCATCGTTTTATGTCTTTGTATTTATTCGTCTTCAGCCACACATAACACCGTCTtcttatcgtttgggttgtgaggtggaataccaacctcatcaaccctggtgtcaaggttattattgaaccgccatgggcccctgacatgactcgtgtaacgaatacatactatagtacatcagtaagtagtaaccgggaccaacggcttaacgtgcctaagaCTTGTACAGGGCGGAAAAGTGGAGGCCTATTCTCATTAGTGTATTCGTATTAGATAGATTACGTAGATTGAATAGACGAATTAAAGTAAGTCTTGGCTCAAAGGCTCAAAAGttaaagaacaaaaatatatttttatatgtttttttttttagttgtactaatagtttgtacccgcaatctttaaatttctacatttttcctcaccttatggttgtctggaagaaatcgctttaagcgataaggccgccatttgccatgtacttagttaagagtctttttgtaattatttctttttattttggtgcaataaagtatatttgtatttgtatttttttttaatacttcatAAATTTTTGAGGAGTTTTCACTCCTGATCCGGCCAATTAGTAAGTTCGGCGAAGGGGTTAGTAATGCCataaaagtcacgtcaaacaaagAATCGCCGCTGAAAGAAGTTTTGTAGAAAAGGGAAATTAAAGTTACTTCTAGTCCTAACCCAATGGCAACACGGAGAGACTTCTTCAGCAAAGCAATTTCCATTCACCAGATTCTAATGGCAGTGGTGTCTCGAGTATGcgtgcgcggcggcggcggcgcgggattCGCTCGCCTGGTGGCGCGGGGGCTGCCAGACACCGACAGAGTGCACTACTATGTTGCGCTCGCGCCGGTAGCTGGCTGCCTCATCAGGATGATGGACCCTAAGCTCAGTGCTGATGTACGTAGTTAAAATTGAGATTAAAACTGAATGTATTGAGAGGAAATGTGGTGTATGGTGACGACGGAATCGTCTTCAATTCTTCG
It includes:
- the LOC126376474 gene encoding E3 ubiquitin-protein ligase RNF123-like isoform X2; its protein translation is MDTGVGDTAHSYAYDGGRIRKWNVATTPFGQAWLPGDVIGSCLDLDKGTLAFYRNGVSMGVAFDKVAHGAGLAYFPAVSLAMQEHLYANFGHVPFVFPVDGYAPLQLPPTKECNRAALLFKSLEALLDEMAKMTDLKPALNVKNSKSRSEHSKTTEDEVALRIHSSSSVYSPKHSPHAVVDTQNSEVKKISRKAFLMSIARLVVIEMGNVLRLSYVVVAELLPRMRGALGVKSRSIQVESHALDFYTKAKDENFVHLGAKFLAQPQPRLCTMLDLLWTFLDESALCDVLEHCVVRECLLFDLVSPDMTFTHQIDCVYVLCGLMQHRETRHHLIKYVFFNKITFDNFLNIKCPDDTVLRTVIRKPWWQRPCAVHGETDPRIAEMAEKGTIKRSPFAPSDSDKMSKLMPVLDDTALEAQYKEDCDKITKAVSPLEHIQLEFLLMLLDNTDGTDMVPSSRKIFMEKFRRYIMDNCILDMRLFNISRNSPAISWCCHARLLTAVLQLWSESPVGNPHLPPHLPARTFIDGELDFYNVDRLGGVLPFLVRTLRPLSRQDLINVLGEDNPFIQSFEPNYNRAGGIDTGFLAQLSGVSDMAAGSPGLATLPQVISSMARFMHPPMPPMPNRTTGETALALKGTRSMMPGAGAIDVRSAQLRLVDGLLALYHGAAIKHAEKLCELRDNILDMADCLHDIEFRIYSVAADLQAGGGANGELSEQENIKRQLMEKILKELERSKAVYEKLEAGALQMAWVIGAIWTKQRQSELAKHFCGTLHSMRLASDPDYAVHTQVASKEILPGKSSILGGTSYASLQLEYTSSSDQSPQSPTSRATTPRNRSHSQIGAPGNTTSQQEFAESLFAFVPEYHVDAMLELCNTLRLYMHPTVPVQQVPEWDELVVSCAAFLCSEFADQRIVLASTRESLVQTLASFATQPATMRAIERVPMKQQMCMVEELVRPYQNRAWAQSNWVLVRFWHGSGFGFRHRQWPHLAARYGDREPTINNLGAKVDAGLMSQCFGPCPSEVIQSRIKDYLSAHPKEAAAFFNSLLSQLNWAFSEFITMMQEMDRVSIDAHLESRQIKLCATCFDLYHGLARALEMILHLAPNLLTKPEACDNQNELLLGRTCQILMAVVSRVCVRGGGGAGFARLVARGLPDTDRVHYYVALAPVAGCLIRMMDPKLSADILTM
- the LOC126376474 gene encoding E3 ubiquitin-protein ligase RNF123-like isoform X5 is translated as MDTGVGDTAHSYAYDGGRIRKWNVATTPFGQAWLPGDVIGSCLDLDKGTLAFYRNGVSMGVAFDKVAHGAGLAYFPAVSLAMQEHLYANFGHVPFVFPVDGYAPLQLPPTKECNRAALLFKSLEALLDEMAKMTDLKPALNVKNSKSRSEHSKTTEDEVALRIHSSSSVYSPKHSPHAVVDTQNSEVKKISRKAFLMSIARLVVIEMGNVLRLSYVVVAELLPRMRGALGVKSRSIQVESHALDFYTKAKDENFVHLGAKFLAQPQPRLCTMLDLLWTFLDESALCDVLEHCVVRECLLFDLVSPDMTFTHQIDCVYVLCGLMQHRETRHHLIKYVFFNKITFDNFLNIKCPDDTVLRTVIRKPWWQRPCAVHGETDPRIAEMAEKGTIKRSPFAPSDSDKMSKLMPVLDDTALEAQYKEDCDKITKAVSPLEHIQLEFLLMLLDNTDGTDMVPSSRKIFMEKFRRYIMDNCILDMRLFNISRNSPAISWCCHARLLTAVLQLWSESPVGNPHLPPHLPARTFIDGELDFYNVDRLGGVLPFLVRTLRPLSRQDLINVLGEDNPFIQSFEPNYNRAGGFLAQLSGVSDMAAGSPGLATLPQVISSMARFMHPPMPPMPNRTTGETALALKGTRSMMPGAGAIDVRSAQLRLVDGLLALYHGAAIKHAEKLCELRDNILDMADCLHDIEFRIYSVAADLQAGGGANGELSEQENIKRQLMEKILKELERSKAVYEEKLEAGALQMAWVIGAIWTKQRQSELAKHFCGTLHSMRLASDPDYAVHTQVASKEILPGKSSILGGTSYASLQLEYTSSSDQSPQSPTSRATTPRNRSHSQIGAPGNTTSQQEFAESLFAFVPEYHVDAMLELCNTLRLYMHPTVPVQQVPEWDELVVSCAAFLCSEFADQRIVLASTRESLVQTLASFATQPATMRAIERVPMKQQMCMVEELVRPYQNRAWAQSNWVLVRFWHGSGFGFRHRQWPHLAARYGDREPTINNLGAKVDAGLMSQCFGPCPSEVIQSRIKDYLSAHPKEAAAFFNSLLSQLNWAFSEFITMMQEMDRVSIDAHLESRQIKLCATCFDLYHGLARALEMILHLAPNLLTKPEACDNQNELLLGRTCQILMAVVSRVCVRGGGGAGFARLVARGLPDTDRVHYYVALAPVAGCLIRMMDPKLSADILTM
- the LOC126376474 gene encoding E3 ubiquitin-protein ligase RNF123-like isoform X3, whose translation is MDTGVGDTAHSYAYDGGRIRKWNVATTPFGQAWLPGDVIGSCLDLDKGTLAFYRNGVSMGVAFDKVAHGAGLAYFPAVSLAMQEHLYANFGHVPFVFPVDGYAPLQLPPTKECNRAALLFKSLEALLDEMAKMTDLKPALNVKNSKSRSEHSKTTEDEVALRIHSSSSVYSPKHSPHAVVDTQNSEVKKISRKAFLMSIARLVVIEMGNVLRLSYVVVAELLPRMRGALGVKSRSIQVESHALDFYTKAKDENFVHLGAKFLAQPQPRLCTMLDLLWTFLDESALCDVLEHCVVRECLLFDLVSPDMTFTHQIDCVYVLCGLMQHRETRHHLIKYVFFNKITFDNFLNIKCPDDTVLRTVIRKPWWQRPCAVHGETDPRIAEMAEKGTIKRSPFAPSDSDKMSKLMPVLDDTALEAQYKEDCDKITKAVSPLEHIQLEFLLMLLDNTDGTDMVPSSRKIFMEKFRRYIMDNCILDMRLFNISRNSPAISWCCHARLLTAVLQLWSESPVGNPHLPPHLPARTFIDGELDFYNVDRLGGVLPFLVRTLRPLSRQDLINVLGEDNPFIQSFEPNYNRAGGIDTGFLAQLSGVSDMAAGSPGLATLPQVISSMARFMHPPMPPMPNRTTGETALALKGTRSMMPGAGAIDVRSAQLRLVDGLLALYHGAAIKHAEKLCELRDNILDMADCLHDIEFRIYSVAADLQAGANGELSEQENIKRQLMEKILKELERSKAVYEEKLEAGALQMAWVIGAIWTKQRQSELAKHFCGTLHSMRLASDPDYAVHTQVASKEILPGKSSILGGTSYASLQLEYTSSSDQSPQSPTSRATTPRNRSHSQIGAPGNTTSQQEFAESLFAFVPEYHVDAMLELCNTLRLYMHPTVPVQQVPEWDELVVSCAAFLCSEFADQRIVLASTRESLVQTLASFATQPATMRAIERVPMKQQMCMVEELVRPYQNRAWAQSNWVLVRFWHGSGFGFRHRQWPHLAARYGDREPTINNLGAKVDAGLMSQCFGPCPSEVIQSRIKDYLSAHPKEAAAFFNSLLSQLNWAFSEFITMMQEMDRVSIDAHLESRQIKLCATCFDLYHGLARALEMILHLAPNLLTKPEACDNQNELLLGRTCQILMAVVSRVCVRGGGGAGFARLVARGLPDTDRVHYYVALAPVAGCLIRMMDPKLSADILTM